Proteins found in one Misgurnus anguillicaudatus chromosome 3, ASM2758022v2, whole genome shotgun sequence genomic segment:
- the mttp gene encoding microsomal triglyceride transfer protein large subunit, with protein sequence MLEFAGVLLCVTFLSTSSLGASAGPRLDNDKLYRYSYSTEVGLNRPSGSTRGNAGFRIHSDVDISLVWRNPEDQDEQLLRLQISNVQIENAVKRSRKNSIFYGSSTESILGKDRLEALQRPFILLWKMGKLRSMYTYKAEPATIKNLKRGVASMLMMQLKSGKMLEADASGKCLVEYKATKNQVIRTKHMETCKKQETGFTTHSPVLGVSGNCTLVTVINLEKGVLKSAETEESHTLSVNARHTAATKVMSRQSLTLKNIASGPAEVAGKDAATVVKSLDDKLISVGVVVEKVKAICKGCPNLMDTWKVVRSQLEPDSLSKATAPRSFLTLLHSLRKASKAEILTVLRNCSKTALPQLVDAVTSAQTSASLSAILEFLDFSKKEGLVLQERFLYACGFASHPTESMLQSLVDVYQGKIGSSDIKESVVIIMGALIKKLCLKGGCELPTVVKVKELLLAGPDSTQEESEVQMYLLALKNALLPEAIPLLNKYAESEVGAFSTIAITALQRYDTQLITDEVKKTLNRVYHQNRHVYEKNVRSAAADVIMSSNPTEMEVKNLLLSIGHLPHEMNKYMLSKVQDILRFEMPASEMVRKVIKDMVSHNYDRFSKTGSSSAFSGFMAKNADITCTYNLDILYSGSGILRRSNMNIYAQSNDALLHGLQVTIEAQGLESLIAATADEGEEDLESFAGMSALLFDVQLRPVTFFKGYSDLMSKMFSMSGDPINVVKGLILLTDHSHVITLQSGIRANAEFQGSLAIDISGGMEFSLWYRESKTSVNNRGALVVIGNVTVDMDFVSAGLEVSFETEAALDFITTVQFSEYPFLVCMQMDKTTFPFRETVSKLERLPSGQNFSSRRSREQLVPGSEFPLHQENSNMCKKVFEQSW encoded by the exons ATGCTGGAGTTTGCTGGAGTTTTACTATGTGTTACCTTTTTAAGTACCTCATCTTTgg gTGCGAGTGCCGGACCTCGGCTGGATAATGACAAACTCTACAGATACAGTTACAGCACTGAGGTTGGGCTGAACAGACCATCAGGTTCCACCAGGGGGAACGCCGGTTTCAGGATCCACAGTGATGTGGACATCAGCCTCGTCTGGAGGAACCCGGAGGACCAGGATGAACAGTTGCTACGACTGCAG ATTTCAAATGTTCAGATTGAAAATGCTGTAAAGCGGTCCCGCAAAAACAGCATCTTCTATGGCAGCTCAACAGAAAGCATTTTGGGCAAAGACAGACTTGAAGCTCTTCAGAGACCTTTTATTTTGCTCTGGAAGATGGGCA AGTTAAGAAGCATGTATACCTATAAGGCGGAGCCTGCTACCATTAAAAACTTGAAGAGAGGCGTGGCCAGCATGTTAATGATGCAGCTAAAATCCGGGAAGATGTTGGAG GCGGATGCTTCAGGAAAATGTTTGGTGGAGTACAAAGCCACTAAAAACCAGGTCATCCGTACGAAACACATGGAGACATGCAAAAAGCAGGAGACGGGATTCACTACCCACAGCCCG GTGTTAGGTGTCAGTGGGAATTGTACCTTAGTAACAGTGATCAATCTGGAGAAGGGAGTCCTCAAGTCTGCTGAAACAGAAGAGTCACACACGCTGTCTGTCAATGCTCGACATACAGCTGCTACTAAAGTCATGTCCAG GCAGTCGCTGACACTCAAAAACATTGCGTCGGGCCCTGCAGAAGTGGCTGGTAAGGACGCAGCCACCGTGGTGAAATCTCTAGATGACAAACTCATATCTGTCGGAGTAGTGGTGGAGAAAGTTAAAGCCATATGCAAAGGATGCCCCAAC TTAATGGATACATGGAAAGTGGTGAGATCTCAGCTGGAGCCAGACTCGCTCTCCAAAGCTACGGCCCCGCGAAGCTTCCTGACGCTTTTACACAGCTTGCGCAAAGCCAGCAAGGCGGAGATCCTGACAGTATTACGCAACTGCAGCAAGACTGCACT ACCTCAGCTGGTGGATGCAGTCACATCGGCTCAGACTTCAGCTTCTCTCTCAGCCATCCTGGAGTTTCTGGACTTCAGTAAGAAAGAAGGTTTAGTGCTGCAGGAACGTTTCTTGTATGCATGTGGCTTTGCCTCCCACCCTACAGAAAGCATGCTACAGTCCCTAGTG GATGTCTATCAAGGAAAAATTGGCAGTTCAGACATTAAGGAGTCAGTTGTGATTATCATGGGCGCTTTAATCAAGAAACTCTGTTTGAAAGGAGGATGTGAACTACCT ACGGTTGTTAAAGTCAAAGAGCTGTTACTGGCAGGACCTGACAGCACCCAGGAGGAGTCAGAGGTGCAGATGTACCTGTTAGCCCTCAAAAACGCCCTACTGCCAGAAGCTATACCTCTGCTGAACAAATATGCAGAATCTGAAGTGGGAGCATTTAGCACCATTGCCATCACAGCCCTGCAGAGATACGACACTCAACTTATCACAGATGAG GTGAAGAAAACATTAAACCGCGTGTACCATCAGAACCGGCATGTGTATGAGAAGAACGTTCGCTCCGCTGCCGCCGATGTGATTATGAGCAGTAATCCAACCGAAATGGAGGTAAAGAATCTCCTGCTCTCCATCGGACACCTGCCGCATGAGATGAATAAATACATGCTGTCTAAAGTCCAGGATATACTACGCTTTGAGATGCCAGCAAG CGAAATGGTACGGAAGGTTATAAAGGATATGGTTTCCCACAACTATGACAgattctcaaagactggctccTCCTCTGCTTTCTCAGGATTTATGGCAA aaaatgcCGATATCACTTGCACCTACAATTTGGACATCCTTTACTCTGGCTCGGGCATATTGAGGAGAAGTAACATGAACATTTACGCCCAAAGCAACGATGCCCTTCTGCATGGTCTTCAG GTGACAATCGAAGCCCAGGGTCTCGAGTCTCTGATTGCAGCCACAGCAGATGAAGGAGAAGAAGATCTGGAGTCCTTCGCTGGAATGTCAGCTTTGCTGTTTGACGTGCAGCTCCGTCCGGTGACCTTCTTCAAGGGCTACAGTGACCTGATGTCCAAGATGTTCTCTATGTCGGGAGACCCAATCAATGTCGTGAAGGGCCTTATTCTGCTCACGGACCACTCACAT GTGATTACACTGCAATCTGGTATTAGAGCCAATGCTGAGTTCCAAGGCAGCCTGGCCATCGATATTTCTGGAGGAATGGAGTTCAGCTTGTGGTACAGAGAGTCTAAGACCAGCGTCAACAACAG GGGAGCGCTGGTTGTCATTGGGAATGTGACGGTGGACATGGACTTTGTAAGTGCTGGGTTGGAGGTGAGTTTTGAGACAGAAGCAGCCTTGGATTTCATCACCACCGTGCAGTTTTCCGAATACCCCTTCCTCGTCTGCATGCAGATGGACAAAACCACCTTCCCCTTCAG